A portion of the Juglans microcarpa x Juglans regia isolate MS1-56 chromosome 1D, Jm3101_v1.0, whole genome shotgun sequence genome contains these proteins:
- the LOC121248726 gene encoding germin-like protein subfamily 1 member 7, translated as MMNSKLVVPKYALVAVALLAFACSLASASDPSPLQDFCVAIDNPASAVFVNGKFCKDPKLITADDFFRSVNIPGNTSNKVGSNVTAVTVEQLPGLNTLGISLARIDFAPRGLNPPHTHPRASEFLVVIEGTLNVGFVTSNADGNRLFTKVLNKGDVFVFPIGLIHFQLNVGNTKAVAFAGLSSQNPGVITIANAVFGSNPPINQDVLTKAFQVDKNLVNYLQLQF; from the exons atgaTGAACTCCAAGCTGGTTGTTCCTAAGTACGCCCTTGTAGCTGTTGCCCTGTTGGCTTTCGCTTGTTCCCTCGCCTCTGCCTCTGACCCCAGTCCCCTGCAGGACTTTTGTGTTGCAATCGACAATCCTGCTTCTGCTG TATTTGTGAATGGAAAGTTTTGCAAGGATCCAAAACTTATCACTGCTGATGATTTCTTCCGCTCGGTGAACATTCCTGGAAACACCTCAAATAAAGTGGGGTCGAACGTCACTGCTGTGACAGTGGAACAACTACCAGGCCTCAACACCCTAGGCATATCCTTGGCTCGCATCGACTTTGCACCACGTGGCTTAAATCCTCCTCACACCCACCCTCGCGCCTCTGAGTTTCTTGTAGTCATAGAAGGTACTCTTAATGTTGGCTTTGTCACATCCAATGCAGACGGTAACCGCCTCTTCACCAAAGTTCTAAACAAGGGAGATGTCTTTGTGTTCCCAATTGGTCTCATTCACTTCCAGTTGAACGTCGGAAATACCAAGGCTGTTGCCTTTGCTGGTCTGAGCAGCCAGAATCCTGGAGTCATTACCATAGCCAATGCAGTCTTTGGATCCAATCCTCCCATCAATCAAGATGTTCTCACCAAGGCCTTCCAAGTGGACAAGAATCTAGTTAACTATCTTCAGCTACAATTCTAA